Proteins from a single region of Catenulispora acidiphila DSM 44928:
- a CDS encoding tetratricopeptide repeat protein: MLGRGRGTDPQWITQEFAKAEDLAAVGQQERARDRYARLARRLSSVPEDLQHYRGLALLGEAETILALGIFTDAMARFREAYPLLTEPFRQLPRWLVRQFAEERLRAEDGDLKPIIDFLKAITYGLEPGDEDTAIRTVMWLQKACTTGPTAQREATARAALAALPGVDWPVLALTTMMRRDGRVKEAEDLLAAAVPGGSGELWFRWGIQLSTLLRYDDAISAYDEAFRRGTGPASPWSRGAWLRPEALLFRGLAHQQMGRTDQAETDLRTASQYAPQDPRIHYSLGRLAVQLGADDLAWNHFSNSLAVEAAFAPARLGLALLREQSGRPAEAIAHYQAALRHDAHSRAARIRLGAVLLAAGRRKEAQGLLEPESGQSSYWGGMATFHYGLAQLRANNPAGAIDTWDRLGTTELRDWTAVARDREARKRLGSDPTAARLQWQIAYLDSPEVIEHRIALREAALREAAWMLMSGREIPDNREKAAVALDLAASMPTDWRGDGTRGRQNRLRALVDLAGGTTTDLETFLAPDGRMRDRCHLAVAALLDDRIEDAETLLAELPEDPDCDPAVARARALYAERTGHWYDAVQWYQRFLGNDIANGSAASQDVDADADSGADTGYELRDDDTQSLDIQEIANAGPLVAAERLAAEAEPDDEEPPLPCVAVADVECGKDAVGSCAGCGREGCRTHLFRPSGLNSYRCEKCAGPALQSLLYAARKAGVPDEAERTLTSWADALVSSALTPPLRRQLALMRAEAGDLDGALVRLPADVQTERVELLIRRAASAIEKSEPYRALGDLRSALQIQPDQPEALAALEALSEYSARQHADEGRHEEAFAGYLALVREEPTNARLLHALGLSAYQLARSGNKDEHWMWTIGCLVTALYAPDFWTQVVGVGDVEADRGQIEQTRRTLIDELKNDLRFADLAAYRGGDEVDAWSVRLGMDVLACEADLPALSPIRISPTLEALLRQQPETPALAEWRELADATHAADSDGAEDDESVRIAALYGPLGPQHFLYEDSKFEPAIAALDTVAESDRDAAWTALLRKTLVMRGMELHLDEQWAPALECIARAASLDPDRKPEGVWVEIAAESGLNAARELMRRAEEGERPVSVDATPTVNMAATSTAFIADATKTVNIAAAGLSGLAASATGDSASGAASASAPASGDGDVPAPVSVLQSVVDVLERALSVAPDVTALQRELGVAHMRRTRELRSEVRDYVLALSHARRAVELRPDDKEAAALLEVVLAERAGALTKPGPDGDLLEAVQWWQELSEMDGSKSEYHAGLSYALKLLACSAALGGRRALAVDRMTWGLLADKTWTGDPDLEAPRVIATLLIADAMDERTQRPFNDRAHRLRTALAYRDTKELRDLMAALWRNEATFQWETRHYGLCASLLEEAEALDSGNANPDASTTLNLRVPSPDDPRSGGMQPFHWHRYPRARALLKRTVDHYPDDDELRELHARSAAPEDPAST, from the coding sequence TTGCTGGGGCGTGGACGAGGGACGGACCCGCAGTGGATCACCCAGGAGTTCGCTAAGGCGGAGGACCTGGCGGCTGTGGGTCAGCAGGAGCGGGCTCGCGACCGATACGCGCGCCTGGCCCGCCGTCTGTCCTCCGTGCCCGAAGACCTGCAGCACTATCGCGGTCTGGCATTGCTCGGCGAGGCCGAGACCATTCTGGCGCTGGGTATCTTCACCGACGCCATGGCGCGCTTCCGCGAGGCCTACCCGCTGCTGACCGAGCCCTTCCGGCAGCTGCCGCGCTGGCTTGTGCGGCAGTTCGCCGAGGAGCGGCTGCGCGCCGAGGACGGCGACCTCAAGCCGATCATCGACTTCCTGAAGGCGATCACCTACGGCCTGGAGCCGGGTGATGAGGACACAGCCATCCGCACCGTCATGTGGCTGCAGAAGGCCTGCACCACCGGACCCACCGCGCAGCGCGAGGCCACCGCGCGCGCCGCGCTGGCCGCGCTGCCCGGCGTGGACTGGCCGGTGCTGGCGCTGACCACGATGATGCGCCGCGACGGCCGGGTGAAGGAGGCCGAGGACCTGCTCGCCGCCGCCGTGCCCGGCGGCAGCGGCGAGCTGTGGTTCCGCTGGGGCATCCAGCTCAGCACCCTGCTGCGCTACGACGACGCGATCTCCGCCTACGACGAGGCGTTCCGCCGCGGCACCGGCCCGGCTTCGCCGTGGTCGCGCGGAGCCTGGCTGCGCCCCGAGGCGCTGCTGTTCCGCGGGCTGGCGCACCAGCAGATGGGGCGCACCGACCAGGCCGAGACCGACCTGCGCACCGCCTCGCAGTACGCGCCGCAGGATCCGCGCATCCACTACTCGCTGGGCCGGCTCGCCGTGCAACTCGGCGCCGACGATTTGGCGTGGAACCACTTCAGCAACTCCCTGGCGGTCGAGGCGGCCTTCGCCCCGGCACGGCTCGGCTTGGCGCTGCTGCGCGAGCAGTCCGGACGCCCCGCCGAGGCGATCGCGCACTACCAGGCGGCGCTGCGGCACGACGCGCATTCGCGCGCCGCGCGCATTCGGCTCGGTGCCGTACTGCTGGCCGCCGGACGCCGCAAAGAGGCGCAAGGCCTGCTGGAGCCGGAGTCCGGACAGTCGTCCTACTGGGGCGGCATGGCCACGTTCCACTACGGCTTGGCGCAGCTGCGTGCCAACAACCCGGCCGGCGCCATCGACACCTGGGACCGGCTCGGCACCACCGAACTGCGGGACTGGACCGCCGTGGCGCGGGATCGCGAAGCGCGCAAGCGCCTCGGCAGCGACCCGACCGCCGCGCGGTTGCAGTGGCAGATCGCGTATCTGGACTCGCCGGAGGTCATCGAGCACCGGATAGCGCTGCGGGAAGCCGCGCTGCGCGAGGCCGCCTGGATGCTGATGTCCGGACGGGAGATACCCGACAACCGGGAGAAAGCGGCCGTCGCGCTCGACCTGGCCGCCTCGATGCCGACCGACTGGCGCGGCGACGGCACGCGCGGCCGGCAGAACCGGCTGCGGGCGCTGGTCGACCTGGCCGGCGGCACCACGACCGACCTGGAGACGTTCCTCGCTCCCGACGGCCGGATGCGCGACCGCTGCCACCTGGCTGTGGCGGCGTTGCTGGACGACCGGATCGAGGACGCCGAGACGCTGCTCGCCGAACTGCCCGAGGACCCGGACTGCGACCCGGCGGTCGCCCGGGCGCGTGCGCTGTACGCCGAGCGGACCGGGCACTGGTACGACGCCGTGCAGTGGTACCAGCGCTTTCTGGGCAACGACATCGCCAACGGCTCCGCCGCATCGCAGGATGTCGACGCCGACGCGGACTCCGGCGCGGACACCGGCTACGAGCTCCGCGACGACGACACCCAGAGCCTGGACATCCAGGAGATCGCCAACGCCGGACCGCTGGTCGCCGCCGAGCGGCTGGCGGCGGAGGCCGAGCCCGACGACGAGGAGCCGCCGCTGCCGTGTGTCGCGGTCGCGGACGTCGAGTGCGGGAAGGACGCGGTCGGCTCGTGTGCCGGCTGCGGACGCGAAGGATGCCGGACGCACCTTTTCCGCCCTTCTGGGCTCAATTCCTACCGATGCGAGAAGTGCGCCGGACCAGCACTGCAATCGCTGCTTTACGCCGCGCGCAAGGCCGGCGTCCCGGACGAGGCCGAGCGCACGCTGACGTCGTGGGCCGATGCCCTGGTCAGCAGTGCCCTGACTCCGCCGCTGCGCCGCCAGCTCGCGCTGATGCGCGCCGAGGCCGGCGACCTGGACGGCGCGCTGGTCCGGCTGCCCGCCGACGTGCAGACCGAGCGCGTCGAGCTGCTCATCCGGCGCGCGGCGTCGGCGATCGAGAAGAGCGAGCCCTACCGGGCGCTCGGCGATCTGCGCAGCGCGCTGCAGATCCAGCCGGACCAGCCCGAGGCGCTGGCCGCGCTGGAGGCTCTGTCGGAGTACTCCGCGCGTCAGCATGCTGACGAGGGGCGTCATGAAGAGGCGTTCGCGGGGTATCTCGCCTTGGTGCGCGAGGAACCGACGAACGCCCGGCTGCTGCACGCGCTCGGGTTGTCCGCGTACCAGCTGGCTCGGTCCGGAAACAAGGACGAGCACTGGATGTGGACGATCGGCTGCCTGGTGACGGCGCTGTACGCGCCCGACTTCTGGACGCAGGTCGTCGGAGTCGGCGACGTCGAAGCCGATCGCGGGCAGATCGAGCAGACCCGGCGCACGCTGATCGACGAGTTGAAGAACGACCTGCGGTTCGCCGACCTCGCGGCGTACCGGGGCGGCGACGAGGTGGACGCCTGGAGCGTGCGGCTCGGGATGGACGTGCTCGCCTGCGAGGCGGACCTGCCCGCCTTGAGTCCGATACGGATCAGCCCGACGCTGGAGGCGCTGCTGCGTCAGCAGCCTGAGACACCTGCGCTCGCGGAGTGGCGCGAACTCGCCGACGCCACGCACGCGGCGGACTCCGACGGCGCCGAGGACGACGAGTCGGTGCGGATCGCCGCGCTGTACGGGCCCTTGGGACCGCAGCACTTCCTGTATGAGGACAGCAAGTTCGAGCCGGCCATCGCGGCGCTGGACACGGTCGCCGAGAGCGACCGCGACGCGGCGTGGACCGCGCTGCTGCGCAAGACGCTGGTCATGCGGGGCATGGAGCTGCATCTGGACGAGCAGTGGGCGCCGGCGCTGGAGTGCATAGCCCGGGCGGCGTCGCTGGATCCGGACCGCAAGCCCGAAGGCGTGTGGGTGGAGATCGCCGCCGAGTCCGGGCTGAACGCGGCGCGGGAGCTGATGCGGCGTGCCGAGGAGGGGGAGCGTCCGGTTTCGGTGGACGCGACGCCGACCGTGAACATGGCGGCGACCAGCACGGCTTTCATCGCCGACGCGACCAAGACGGTGAACATCGCGGCGGCTGGTTTGTCGGGCCTGGCGGCGAGTGCCACTGGTGACAGCGCCAGTGGCGCTGCTTCTGCTTCTGCTCCTGCTTCTGGCGACGGGGACGTGCCGGCGCCGGTCAGCGTGTTGCAGAGCGTGGTGGATGTGTTGGAGCGCGCCTTGTCCGTCGCTCCGGATGTCACGGCGTTGCAGAGAGAACTGGGTGTCGCGCATATGCGGCGGACCAGGGAACTGCGTTCCGAGGTGCGGGATTACGTGCTGGCGCTGTCGCACGCGCGGCGCGCCGTCGAACTGCGGCCGGACGACAAGGAAGCCGCGGCGCTGCTGGAGGTCGTGCTCGCCGAGCGAGCCGGTGCGCTGACCAAGCCCGGACCCGACGGCGACCTGCTGGAAGCCGTGCAGTGGTGGCAGGAACTCAGCGAGATGGACGGCTCGAAGTCCGAGTACCACGCCGGGCTGTCGTACGCGCTGAAGCTGCTGGCGTGCTCGGCGGCGCTCGGTGGACGCCGTGCCCTGGCGGTGGACCGGATGACGTGGGGGCTGCTGGCCGACAAGACGTGGACCGGCGACCCCGACCTGGAGGCGCCGCGGGTGATAGCGACCCTCCTGATCGCCGACGCCATGGACGAGCGCACCCAGCGTCCCTTCAACGACCGCGCGCACCGCCTGCGCACCGCACTGGCGTACCGCGACACGAAGGAACTCCGGGACCTGATGGCCGCACTGTGGAGGAACGAGGCGACCTTCCAGTGGGAGACCCGCCACTACGGCCTGTGCGCGTCCCTGCTGGAGGAGGCCGAGGCCCTCGACTCCGGCAACGCCAACCCCGACGCCTCCACCACCCTGAACCTGCGCGTCCCCAGCCCCGACGACCCCCGCTCCGGAGGCATGCAACCGTTCCACTGGCACCGCTACCCGCGAGCCCGCGCCCTCCTGAAGCGCACAGTGGACCACTACCCCGACGACGACGAACTCCGAGAACTCCACGCCCGAAGCGCCGCCCCCGAAGACCCCGCGAGCACCTGA
- a CDS encoding ester cyclase → MTTDNLSALDRVQAAVNNGELDLALKLIDEVCAPDMILSTPLKLPVSGVEAQKVVFRILLSAFPDLHIETEDRLVDGDKIVYRNVVTGTHRGTYMGVEPTGKKITYNEIFIVRLDESGRIAQTWGVVDTAAQMRQLGLIPEIKH, encoded by the coding sequence ATGACCACCGACAACCTCTCCGCCCTCGACCGCGTCCAGGCCGCCGTCAACAACGGAGAACTCGATCTCGCCCTGAAGCTGATCGACGAAGTCTGCGCGCCCGACATGATCCTGAGCACTCCGCTGAAGCTCCCGGTCAGCGGCGTCGAGGCGCAGAAGGTCGTCTTCCGGATCCTGCTGTCCGCCTTCCCCGATCTGCACATCGAGACCGAGGACCGGCTCGTCGACGGAGACAAGATCGTCTACCGCAACGTCGTCACGGGAACGCATCGGGGGACATACATGGGAGTCGAACCGACCGGGAAGAAGATCACCTACAACGAGATCTTCATCGTGCGCCTGGACGAGTCCGGGCGGATCGCGCAGACCTGGGGAGTCGTCGACACCGCAGCTCAGATGCGGCAGCTGGGGCTGATCCCCGAGATCAAGCACTGA
- a CDS encoding CehA/McbA family metallohydrolase yields MCTDGYCEHNAAPLPESADPSAAGLSRRGVLTVGAATAALTLGPMTFAHAADKSDGFASGTPADGTQVSQTITGHLETGAADFVYLPVVIPAGVKQIDVSYSYDHPAVTAGDKTNSCDIGVFDERGIALGGPGFRGWSGGFRTAFSISASEATPGYLPGPVNKGTWHIALGPYQVAQVGMNYQVQVTLTYGKPGTPFVPNYPPTRAKGRGRSWYRGDCHLHTVYSDGKRLPGEVAAGARAAKLDFMVSTDHNTSSSHGVWGQYAGPDLLIITGEEITTRNGHWVAMGLPAGEWIDWRYRNRDDAFPRFAREVRKHGGLVAPAHMYCAYVACQWKFGFDDADVTEVWTGPWTYDDEHAVSTWDQKLGEAVRSGKRWLPAVGNSDAHSEPQVIGLPHNVVYADDLRTDALMDGLRAGRTWIAESSAVTLDFTVTGAGKQAGVGETLKASAQAPVDVRLEVHGVPNGTVRLITDEGQMFQQSLDAAGDGVVVWRTTPSLAAYVRAEVRHPMADGTPGQGNTMGDALLFGPMAALTNPVFLKETG; encoded by the coding sequence ATGTGCACTGATGGCTATTGCGAGCACAACGCTGCTCCGCTGCCCGAGTCGGCCGACCCCTCCGCAGCGGGTCTGTCCCGCCGGGGCGTCCTGACGGTCGGTGCCGCGACCGCGGCGCTCACCCTGGGTCCCATGACCTTCGCCCACGCCGCCGACAAGAGCGACGGCTTCGCCTCCGGCACTCCCGCCGACGGCACGCAGGTCTCCCAGACCATCACCGGCCACCTCGAGACCGGCGCCGCCGACTTCGTCTACCTGCCGGTGGTGATCCCGGCCGGGGTGAAGCAGATCGACGTCTCCTACTCCTACGACCACCCCGCGGTGACCGCCGGCGACAAGACGAACTCCTGCGACATCGGCGTCTTCGACGAGCGCGGCATCGCCTTGGGCGGTCCCGGTTTCCGCGGCTGGTCCGGCGGTTTCCGGACGGCGTTCTCGATCAGCGCCAGCGAGGCGACGCCCGGCTACCTGCCCGGTCCGGTGAACAAGGGCACGTGGCACATCGCCCTGGGTCCGTACCAGGTCGCGCAGGTCGGCATGAACTACCAGGTCCAGGTCACCCTGACCTACGGCAAGCCGGGCACCCCGTTCGTCCCGAACTACCCGCCGACCCGAGCCAAGGGCCGCGGCCGGTCCTGGTACCGCGGCGACTGCCACCTGCACACCGTCTACTCCGACGGCAAGCGGCTGCCCGGCGAGGTCGCCGCCGGCGCCCGCGCGGCGAAGCTGGACTTCATGGTCTCCACCGACCACAACACTTCTTCCTCGCACGGCGTCTGGGGTCAGTACGCCGGCCCGGATCTGCTGATCATCACCGGAGAGGAGATCACCACCCGCAACGGCCACTGGGTCGCGATGGGCCTGCCGGCCGGGGAGTGGATCGACTGGCGCTACCGCAACCGCGACGACGCCTTCCCGCGCTTCGCCCGCGAGGTGCGCAAGCACGGCGGTCTGGTCGCGCCGGCGCACATGTACTGCGCCTACGTCGCCTGCCAGTGGAAGTTCGGGTTCGACGACGCCGACGTCACCGAGGTGTGGACCGGTCCCTGGACGTACGACGACGAACACGCCGTCAGCACCTGGGACCAGAAGCTCGGCGAGGCGGTCCGCTCCGGAAAGCGCTGGCTTCCGGCCGTGGGCAACAGCGACGCGCACAGCGAGCCGCAGGTGATCGGTCTGCCGCACAACGTCGTCTATGCCGACGACTTGCGCACCGACGCGTTGATGGACGGTCTGCGCGCCGGCCGCACCTGGATCGCCGAATCCAGTGCGGTGACGCTGGACTTCACCGTCACCGGCGCCGGAAAGCAGGCCGGTGTCGGCGAGACGCTCAAGGCCTCGGCGCAGGCTCCGGTCGACGTCCGGCTGGAGGTGCACGGCGTCCCCAACGGCACCGTCCGCCTGATCACCGACGAGGGGCAGATGTTCCAGCAGTCGCTGGACGCCGCCGGCGACGGCGTCGTCGTCTGGCGCACCACGCCCTCGCTGGCCGCCTACGTCCGCGCCGAGGTCCGCCACCCCATGGCCGACGGCACGCCGGGGCAGGGCAACACGATGGGCGACGCGCTGCTGTTCGGCCCGATGGCCGCGCTGACCAACCCGGTGTTCCTGAAGGAAACCGGCTGA
- a CDS encoding MarR family winged helix-turn-helix transcriptional regulator — MQPDIHPATPEADTQEVVAAVLAASRMIVGMSARALADVDDSLTLPQLRTLVVLADRPPMKQSDLAAELGVNPSTVLRMADRLAAADLLERQPNPASRREQLLSLTETGCDLVHRVMDRRSEEVTALVGRLTPAERAGLVHSLRALTEAVSDTYPDSPDHPGLRLG, encoded by the coding sequence GTGCAGCCGGACATTCACCCCGCCACACCGGAAGCCGACACGCAGGAAGTCGTGGCCGCCGTCCTGGCGGCCTCCCGCATGATCGTCGGCATGTCCGCGCGCGCCCTGGCCGACGTCGACGACTCGCTGACCCTGCCGCAGCTGCGCACCCTGGTGGTCCTGGCCGACCGCCCGCCGATGAAGCAGAGCGACCTGGCCGCCGAACTCGGCGTGAACCCCTCGACCGTCCTGCGCATGGCCGACCGCCTCGCCGCGGCCGACCTGCTGGAGCGCCAGCCGAATCCGGCCAGCCGCCGCGAACAGCTCCTCAGCCTCACCGAGACCGGGTGCGACCTGGTGCACCGCGTCATGGACCGGCGCTCGGAGGAGGTGACCGCCCTGGTCGGCAGGCTGACACCGGCCGAGCGTGCGGGACTGGTGCACAGCCTGCGCGCGCTGACCGAAGCCGTGTCGGACACCTATCCGGACTCCCCGGACCATCCCGGACTCCGGCTCGGCTAG
- a CDS encoding SAM-dependent methyltransferase, whose product MVDEHQASKTGGPPEPAATSVDSTELGAGSGGTMDVVDTIDSTLIPGWVPPELDTTRAHTARIYEYLLGGMHYFDVDREAAETALRHVPQAREILQENRAFLNRATRFLAASGITQFLDLGSGLPGTDNIGDTAREAHPQARIVFVDYDPMVAVHGRALVAAADPTHTAVVEADVRRPAEVLADPELRRVLDLKQPVAIVMNSLLHFIAPEEDPHAMVAEFLAAVPAGSALVVSHITDGGRPVQAEAAVRAWDQATSPMYMRSEKEIRDLFTGTEIIQPGIVPRPLWRPDGEVREDWQEIWGLVGVGIKR is encoded by the coding sequence GTGGTTGACGAACATCAGGCCTCGAAGACCGGCGGGCCACCCGAACCCGCCGCGACCTCGGTGGACAGTACGGAACTCGGAGCCGGCAGCGGGGGGACCATGGACGTCGTCGACACCATCGACAGCACACTGATCCCCGGCTGGGTGCCCCCGGAGCTGGACACCACCAGGGCCCACACCGCGCGTATCTACGAATACCTGCTCGGCGGGATGCACTACTTCGACGTGGACCGCGAGGCCGCCGAGACGGCGCTGCGCCACGTTCCGCAAGCCCGCGAGATCCTCCAGGAGAACCGCGCGTTCCTCAATCGCGCGACCAGATTCCTCGCCGCCTCCGGCATCACGCAGTTCCTCGACCTCGGCAGCGGCCTGCCCGGCACGGACAACATCGGCGACACCGCCCGCGAGGCGCACCCGCAGGCGCGCATCGTCTTCGTCGACTACGACCCGATGGTCGCCGTCCACGGCCGCGCCCTGGTGGCCGCCGCCGACCCGACGCACACCGCGGTCGTCGAGGCCGACGTCCGCCGCCCCGCCGAGGTGCTGGCCGACCCGGAACTGCGCCGCGTGCTGGACCTGAAGCAGCCGGTGGCGATCGTGATGAACTCCCTGCTGCACTTCATCGCGCCCGAAGAGGACCCGCACGCGATGGTCGCCGAGTTCCTGGCCGCCGTCCCCGCCGGCAGCGCCCTGGTGGTCTCGCACATCACCGACGGCGGCCGCCCGGTCCAGGCCGAGGCGGCGGTCCGCGCCTGGGACCAGGCGACCTCGCCGATGTACATGCGCAGCGAGAAGGAGATCAGGGACCTGTTCACCGGCACCGAGATCATCCAGCCCGGCATCGTGCCGCGGCCGCTGTGGCGCCCCGACGGCGAGGTCCGCGAGGACTGGCAGGAGATCTGGGGTCTGGTCGGGGTGGGGATCAAGCGCTGA
- the ahcY gene encoding adenosylhomocysteinase translates to MKHHLKEIGGLRFAVADLDLAESGRLQIQLAEHEMPGLMALRAEHAAAQPLRGARIAGSLHMTVQTAVLIETLAALGAEVRWVSCNIFSTQDEAAAAVVVGPDGTPGKPTGTSVFAWKGETLEEYWWCTRQLFDFGDGRGPDLLVDDGGDATLLVHLGAEYETAGGVPEPEPGDHEERRQILRLLADSLAEDDRRFTRIAAGLRGVSEETTNGVARLYKLAREGRLLFPAINVNDSVTKSKFDNKYGIRHSLPDGLNRATDVMLGGKVAVVCGYGDVGKGAAEALRGQGARVVITEIDPINALQAAMDGFQVARLEQVVADGHIFVTATGGTGAIGVEHLARMRHNAIVGNVGHFDTEIDLAGLAAHPGVTKTEIKPQVHQWTFADGHAVLVLSEGRLFNLGNATGHPSFVMSASFANQVLAQIELFTQPDRYQDAVYRLPKHLDEKVARLHLDALGVQLTELSAEQAEYLGVEIEGPYKAEHYRY, encoded by the coding sequence ATGAAGCACCACCTGAAGGAGATCGGCGGCCTGCGGTTCGCCGTCGCCGACCTCGACCTGGCCGAGTCCGGCCGCCTCCAGATCCAGTTGGCCGAGCACGAGATGCCCGGCCTGATGGCGCTGCGCGCCGAGCACGCGGCGGCGCAGCCCCTGCGCGGCGCCCGGATCGCCGGCTCCCTGCACATGACCGTGCAGACCGCGGTCCTCATCGAGACTCTCGCCGCGCTCGGCGCCGAGGTCCGCTGGGTGTCCTGCAACATCTTCTCCACCCAGGACGAGGCGGCGGCCGCGGTCGTCGTCGGTCCGGACGGCACGCCCGGCAAGCCCACCGGCACCTCGGTGTTCGCCTGGAAGGGCGAAACCCTCGAGGAGTACTGGTGGTGCACCCGCCAGCTGTTCGACTTCGGCGACGGCCGCGGTCCGGACCTGCTCGTCGACGACGGCGGCGACGCCACCTTGCTGGTCCACCTCGGCGCCGAGTACGAGACCGCCGGCGGTGTCCCGGAGCCGGAGCCCGGCGATCACGAGGAGCGCCGCCAGATCCTGCGGCTGCTGGCCGACAGCCTCGCCGAGGACGACCGCCGCTTCACCCGCATCGCCGCCGGGCTGCGCGGGGTGTCGGAGGAGACCACCAACGGCGTCGCGCGCCTGTACAAGCTGGCGCGAGAAGGACGGCTGCTGTTCCCGGCGATCAACGTCAACGACTCGGTCACCAAGTCCAAGTTCGACAACAAGTACGGCATCCGCCACTCCCTGCCCGACGGCCTGAACCGCGCCACCGACGTCATGCTCGGCGGCAAGGTCGCCGTGGTCTGCGGCTACGGCGACGTCGGCAAGGGCGCGGCCGAGGCGCTGCGCGGCCAGGGCGCGCGCGTCGTGATCACGGAGATCGACCCCATCAACGCCCTCCAGGCGGCGATGGACGGCTTCCAGGTGGCGCGCCTGGAGCAGGTCGTCGCCGACGGGCACATCTTCGTCACCGCCACCGGCGGCACCGGCGCCATCGGCGTCGAGCACCTGGCGCGCATGCGGCACAACGCGATCGTCGGCAACGTCGGCCACTTCGACACCGAGATCGACCTCGCCGGCCTGGCCGCGCACCCCGGCGTGACCAAGACCGAGATCAAGCCGCAGGTCCACCAGTGGACGTTCGCGGACGGGCACGCGGTCCTCGTGCTGTCCGAGGGGCGCCTGTTCAACCTCGGCAACGCCACCGGCCATCCGAGCTTCGTGATGTCGGCGTCGTTCGCGAACCAGGTCCTGGCGCAGATCGAGCTGTTCACGCAGCCCGACCGCTACCAGGACGCGGTGTACCGCCTGCCCAAGCACCTCGACGAGAAGGTGGCGCGGCTGCATCTGGACGCGCTCGGCGTGCAGCTCACCGAGCTGTCCGCCGAGCAGGCGGAGTACCTCGGCGTGGAGATTGAGGGCCCTTATAAGGCCGAGCACTACCGGTACTAA
- a CDS encoding GNAT family N-acetyltransferase: MTETMRPMTVADLSQIVADMPRYWGERDMRWGHMFPIVHEFGATCMVADSPEGIRGYLMGWVNPDHVGYIHFIATRDDARGTGLGRRLHEEFARLAAAQGATRLKAITGVVNTNSVAFHTAIGFSAQVVEDYAGPGEARVVFLRDL, from the coding sequence ATGACCGAGACCATGCGTCCGATGACCGTCGCGGACCTCAGCCAGATCGTCGCCGACATGCCGCGCTACTGGGGCGAGCGCGATATGCGCTGGGGGCACATGTTCCCGATCGTCCACGAGTTCGGCGCGACGTGTATGGTCGCCGATTCCCCCGAGGGCATCCGCGGCTACCTGATGGGCTGGGTGAACCCCGACCACGTCGGCTACATCCACTTCATCGCCACCCGCGACGACGCGCGCGGCACGGGCTTGGGACGCCGGCTGCACGAGGAGTTCGCCCGCCTCGCCGCCGCGCAGGGCGCCACGCGGCTGAAGGCGATCACCGGGGTCGTGAACACGAACAGCGTCGCGTTCCACACCGCGATCGGCTTCAGCGCGCAGGTCGTCGAGGACTACGCCGGGCCGGGAGAGGCGCGCGTGGTGTTCCTGCGCGACCTATGA
- a CDS encoding multicopper oxidase family protein: MITVLAILSAATGAVALASSTGTLNASPAATDQDQRMGSGAPFQDPPEADMAAGSNGDLTVTLDAHDTQFDLAGKTVIGQSYNGSYVAPTIRFDPGAQVDVRLVNHLPVATDVHFHGLHLDPADHSGDEFVCVAPGGTSTYHLVIPANHPQGTYWYHSHAMGANCAASTGSGSGTENQVFAGLSGALIVGDDRTLLPAAYQHIIAHTFILKDFQTGAAATTVRLVNSQLRPVVTMAPNETQLWRLINAGADISYRLRMDGYAFTVVGEDGVPAADVTTVGTLILAPGKCYDVLVTANGTPGTAWLRSTSSANGPLGDPYPDATLAELDVGGRAVSRLPLLTGVSQDTKTEA, encoded by the coding sequence GTGATCACAGTCCTGGCCATCTTGTCCGCCGCCACCGGCGCGGTGGCGTTGGCGTCCTCGACAGGGACGTTGAACGCCTCGCCCGCGGCGACGGACCAGGACCAGCGCATGGGATCCGGTGCGCCGTTCCAAGACCCGCCCGAGGCCGACATGGCCGCCGGCTCCAATGGCGATTTGACCGTCACCCTCGACGCCCACGACACGCAGTTCGACCTGGCCGGCAAGACCGTGATCGGCCAGTCCTACAACGGTTCCTACGTCGCCCCGACCATCCGCTTCGACCCCGGCGCGCAGGTGGACGTCCGCCTGGTGAACCACCTCCCGGTGGCCACCGACGTGCACTTCCACGGGCTGCACCTCGATCCGGCGGACCACTCCGGCGACGAGTTCGTGTGCGTCGCCCCCGGCGGTACTTCCACCTACCACCTCGTGATCCCGGCGAACCATCCGCAGGGCACGTACTGGTACCACTCGCACGCCATGGGAGCGAACTGTGCTGCCAGTACGGGCTCCGGCAGCGGCACTGAGAACCAGGTCTTCGCCGGCTTGTCCGGCGCGCTGATCGTCGGCGACGACCGGACTCTGCTGCCCGCCGCCTACCAGCACATCATCGCCCACACGTTCATCCTCAAGGACTTCCAGACCGGCGCCGCCGCCACGACGGTCCGCCTGGTCAACAGCCAACTGCGACCGGTCGTCACGATGGCTCCCAACGAGACGCAGCTGTGGCGCCTGATCAACGCCGGCGCCGACATCTCCTACCGGCTCCGCATGGACGGCTACGCCTTCACCGTCGTCGGCGAGGACGGCGTCCCGGCTGCCGACGTCACCACCGTGGGCACGCTGATCCTGGCGCCAGGGAAGTGCTACGACGTCCTGGTCACGGCGAACGGCACCCCGGGTACCGCCTGGCTGCGCAGCACTTCCTCCGCCAACGGACCCCTGGGAGACCCGTACCCGGACGCGACGCTGGCGGAGCTGGACGTCGGTGGCAGGGCCGTCAGCCGCCTGCCATTGCTCACCGGTGTATCGCAGGACACCAAGACGGAGGCATGA